In the genome of Sporocytophaga myxococcoides DSM 11118, the window CAGATATCGATCTATCATTTCTGTTATTTCAAATGCCTTGCTCATAATTTTATATTTGAAATTCAATAATATTTAACCTAAGTATTTTAGTTCTTTCAGTCTTTTCTTTGCAGACTCAAGGCATTTATACTTCTGATTCTTTGCAGTATTTTCAGAACTATAGCCCATCCTAGATGCAATATCCTTTAGCTTCATTGCTTCCATATAGAACAGGATTAATAATTCTTTACAGCGGTTTCCTAGTTCATTTATAATTTTCTCTGAAATACTCAGAGCACTCTCCTGCTCTTTCATCTCAGCCCACCCAGTCTCTTGATTATCCTCATTTGTATCAATCATATCAGAAAAATCTTGTCTTCCATTTTTTATCAAAATATCCTTCCATAGAAATCGGCAAATGCTATATAAGTATGTACTCAGCTTAGAAGTAAGGTTGAATTCAGTGTATCTGACTTTCTTATATAAAATAATAAGAGCCTCTTGGAACACATCCTCTGCATCCTCCATTTTGCCGCCTTTAGAAATGATCATTTTCCTAATCATTGGGAAATGCTTATACAAGACTCGAAAAGCTTTATCTTCTTTGTTAGTTTTAATCAACTCAATAATAAGCTCGTCACTCATAATTATTGTTTTTTTTTTATTAATGGAAGATCAGATAAAAGGTCACCTCTTAAAAATTATTTTTTTTCTGATATGATAATTCTAAATTACCGGAAATTAAATTTCACCACATACAACACTGACTATCAACACCTTCAATCTAACATGAGTAATAATATTTTATTAAGAAAATTTCAGATTTCTGATAAAAATAAATTATTCGAACTCGCCAACAATAAAAATATATGGGACAATGTCCAAGATTATTTTCCTCATCCATATACTGTGCAAAACGCGATAGAGTTCATTAATTTCTGTATCTCTCAAGAGCCCTATCTGACATTTGCCATAGAATACAGAGGGAATTAGCTGGATGCATAGGATTAGTCCCACAAAATGATGTTCACAGGATATCAGCAGAACTTGGTTATTGGATAGGTGAACCGTACTGGGAAAAAGGTATTGCAACGGAAGCTGTAAATCTCATTACAGATTACGGATTTAATCAGTTAAACCTGATTCGCCTATACAGAGGTATTTTTGATTTTAATAAAGCTTCTCAAAAAGTACTTGAAAAAGCGGGATTCAAATTTGAATGCATATTTGAAAAGTTAAAAATTAAAAGCTGAAAGTATAAAGTATAAAGTGGATAGTTTGCGACTGATATCCTTCAGGAAGAAAGTTTAAGACTGAATTTGATTGCTTGATATGAATACTAAATATTTAATCTTAAAGTTGAATTAATAATTGTCTAATACCTCTGTTTCTTCATCCGTAGAATCTTTAAGACTCTTAATCATCAGTATCAGAATCGCTATTTTCGGAAGTATCAAAATAATTTGAATAATTGAGGATAACACGGAAAAAGGAATACTCTCTACTAGATACTGTAATGTTATCATACTTAGCAATACAGGATAAGCGAACATTACAACTGTCGAGATAAGGAAGGTAGTTCCAATAAATTTAAACTCTGAAGCATATTCTCCTTTTTTCTTCAAAAGAAAAATTATTAGAATAGTCATCAATATAATGTTTGGAAAATAAATCAACATGCGGTAAACAGAAAGAGTTGGAGAGAGATAAGAATTAATTACCGTTAGTATAATCCCTGATAAAATTAATCCATAAACTGGCAACCGAAGGGTTATTTTTTCATTGACTCTACTTTCTATCCAAATAAGAAAATAGATAGAAAAAGAATAGGATGTAATTTCTATTATAGACAGTATTGGCTTTAAATAATTAACATCCGGTATTTCCAGATCAAAAATTTCTATTGACCGCCAGAATAAAAAAAGTGCGAGACTAACTATCATAGCGCCGATAAAAATGTGTTGTGGTTTCATATTTAAACTCATCGATAAAAATTTAATTAAACTTCAAATCTAATTTAACACACTCTTTTCAAGTTACATCCATATAAAATAAAATTTTACTAATATCACCATAAAAAATCGTAACTTTCAAAAAAGTAAATATCCACAACATCCACAGTGAATCCCGACAACTACTCAGTATTCCGCAATTTCACTAATATAGAGCAGGCCAGAGACTTTGCTGATGTTCTTAAAGAAATTGGTATTGAAGCCGAACTAATACACAACAATCAACCTCTTGAAGGAACACTCTATAGTGGAGATGTTCTCATATCTAATTCAGTACAACTAAAAATTCATCAGAAGGATTTTGCTAAAGCCAATGCCTTTCTGGACAAAGAGGCTGATAATCTGACTACGGAAATTGAAGATTCACACTACTTGCACAGCTTTTCAGATGAAGAACTTTATGAGATATTGATGAAGCCTGATGAGTGGAGTAATATTGATTACAAAATAGCTCACAAACTATTGATACAAAGAGGAAAACAATTTGACTCTGAACTTTTAAATGTATTAAGAAAACAAAGGATTGACGACCTTGCCAAACCGGAAGCAAGTCAGAAGGCATGGATACTATTTGCATATATCATGACAATACTCGGCGGGCTTACAGGAGTTTTTATCGGCTGGCATATAATGAATTATAAAAAGTCTCTTCCAAACGGCCAGAAAACTTATGCTTACTCAGAAAATGACCGAAAACATGGAAAGGCCATATTTATTATAGGACTTATCATTTTTCCAATTACCTTTTTCTTTTCCCTTTATCAAGAACTTAAGAAAATTTAAATTAGATGATGCAGGAGCTGACTCTCCTTCATCATCTGAAACCAATCCTCTATACCTATAAAGTTATTTAACCAATTATTTCTACTAATAATCCAACAACCTATTACATTTTAAACTATTTAAATATTTTTGCATCCGAATAGTACAAACGAAGAAAATCTTTTCGTTATATTGGCTAAGGTATGTGGAAAACAGCGCTGACATATATACTTTTATTATGCTTCCTTAATACTGCATTTTTGCCTGGCGAAAATGAAGATGATACTCCGTTAAATGAAATTGAGGAAGTTGAAGAAGAATATAACAGTGTTGTTGAGCTGGTTAAAGAGGTGTACATGGAAATTCCTGATGACACCCCTGAAGACGAAGACGACGACAATCCGGACTGGCTCAAGAAGACAAATGATTTTTACTATTGTCAGATTATAGATATTTCAATAGAACAATTTCTTTTGATAGAGGATCCCAAATCACCCTTAATTATAAGGCCTTATTCATCATTTTTAGAACATTCATCACCTCCGCCTAAACAGGCATAATCCATTCTACATTTCAACAAGTTCATTGCTGCTTGCAGCTTTGGTACTTTCGTGTTTGTTATTTACTAAATGATATTTCATTAAGTCAGAATTCAATTGAAGAAAATTTCTGTCTGGAATATCCCATACTTTTTAAAAACTATATATATGAAAAAATATACAAGCAATGCATGTATGCTTTTGTGCATACTATTTATGGCTTGCTCTTCACATAAAGAAAACCCTACGAGAACAGAGACATTTCCAGTCACAAGTCCTGTTATTCTTGACACCTCATACACCAAGGAATATGTTGCCGATCTGCATGCTGTAAAAAATGTAGAAATAAGAGCAAGAGTTTATGGTGAAATTAAAAAGATCCATATTGATGAAGGACAAGGTGTAAAACAGGGGCAATTACTGTTTAGCATAGAAGATTATTCATACAGAGAAGAATTATCCAAGGCTAACTCACAGTTAAAAAATGCCGTTGCCGAAGCTAAATCCGCTGAACTTGATTTAATAAACACAAAAGCGCTCCTTGAAAAAAATATAGTTTCCCAAACTGAAGTTGCCAGAGCTGAAGCTAAACTGGAGGCTCTTAATGCCAAAATTGAAGAAGCCAGGTCTCAGACAGCAAATGCAAGTCTGAAATTATCATTTACTCAAATCAAAGCTCCGTTTGATGGCATTATTGACAGAATACCACTTAAGATGGGAAGCCTTGTCAATGAAGGCACTTTACTTACTACTATATCTGATAACAAAGAAGTATTCGCATATTTTAATGTCTCAGAAAATGAATACCTGAACTTTGTAACGCATTCAAAGCAACAGGCAGAGAATAAAGAAGTAAGCTTACTACTTGCCAACTCAGAAGCACATCCTTACAAAGGTAAGATTGAAACTATTGAGGGAGAGTTTGACAAAGCAACCGGAAATATTTCATTCAGAGCACGTTTCCCTAACCCTGATAAAATACTGAAGCATGGAGCTAGCGGTAAAGTGCTTCTGAAGACTAACCTGAACAAGGTTATGATCATTCCTCAGAAGTCTGCTTTTGATGTACAGGACAGAACCTTTGTTTTCCTTGTAGATCAGAACAATGAGGTTAAGATGCAAAACATCATACCCAAACTCAGACTACCCCATCTTTATGTGATAGAATCCGGTCTTACCACGAAAGACAGGATAGTTTATGAAGGATTACAAAGAGTCCGTGAAGGAGATAAAATCATTCCGGAACCTGCTTCTATAGATCTCAATAAAGGAACTGCAGTAATAAATTAATACAGGCTTTTTATTTAATAAAAAATTATGATTTCAAGATTTATACACAGGCCTGTGTTATCAATAGTGATATCTCTTATCATCACTTTAATGGGATTACTATCACTGACTCAGTTGCCTATGACGCAATTTCCAAGTATTGCGCCACCTGAAGTAAACGTAACTATTGAATATACAGGTGCCAATGCAGAAACAGTTACCAAAGCAGCTATTGTACCTCTCGAAAGAGCTATTAATGGTGTTCCTGGAATGAAATATATGTCTTCAGATGCAGGAAACGACGGTGTGGGCGTTGTTCAGATCATATTTGAAGTCGGTACAGATCCGGATATTGCTGCTGTAAATGTGCAGAACAGAGTTTCCGCGGTAATGGGAGAACTGCCTTCTGAGGTTATAAAAAACGGTGTAAAAATAGCCAAGGAGGAAAACAGTATGCTTATGTACCTCAATATCTACAGCGCAGATACAAGCTTTCAGGAAAAATTCATTTACAACTTTACAGACATCAATATCCTGGCTGAATTAAAGCGTATTCAAGGAGTTGGGTATGCCGATATTCTTGGCGCAAAAGAATATTCAATGAGAATATGGCTTAAGCCTGACAAGATGCTTGCCTATAACATTGATACAGATGATATCATTCAGATTTTACAGAAACAAAACATTGAAGCCGCTCCTGGAAAAATAGGCGAAAGCTCAGACAAGTCAGCTCAGGCTCTGCAATATATAGTTAAATATACTGGAAGATACAACACTGAAGAACAGTATGCCAATATCCCCATCAGAGCAAACTCAGACGGACAAATACTTCGCATTAAAGATGTTGCAGATGTTGAGTTTGGGACAACTTATTTTGATGTGGAATCAAAACTCAATGGCAAACCATCCGCGTCATTGATGCTTAAACAATTGCCAGGATCCAATGCCAGTGAGGTGATCAAAAATGTGAAGATAAGAATGGAAGAGCTCAAGCAGTCTACATTCCTTAAAGGAATGGATTATGAGATTAGTTATGATGTCTCAAGATTTTTGGATGCCTCTGTTCATGAAGTAATTAAAACTTTAATTGAAGCATTCATACTTGTGTCTCTTGTTGTCTTCTTATTTCTTCAGGATTTCAGGTCAACTATAATTCCAGCCATAACCGTTCCGGTATCATTGATCGGTACATTCTTTTTCATGAAGCTATTCGACTTCTCACTTAACCTAATTACACTATTTGCATTAGTGTTGGCCATCGGAGTTGTTATTGATGACGCAATCGTTGTTGTAGAAGCAGTACATGCCAAGCTGGAGACTGGAAAATTCACCATTCAGAAAGCAACGGAAAGAGCGATGAAAGAAATCAGCGGTGCTGTACTTGCAATTACACTCGTTATGTCAGCTGTATTCATTCCTACCTCTTTCATGACTGGCCCTGTCGGAATCTTTTATAAGCAGTTTTCTTTAACGATGGCTATAGCTATTATTCTTTCAGGTATTGGGGCACTTACACTTACCCCTGCTCTTTGTGTACTATTTCTGAAACCGGTGCATCATGATCAAAAAAATAATCTCTTAGGTAGATTTTTCAGAATATTTAATTTCTGGTATGACAACATTTCTGCAAGGTATCAAAAACTATTAAGCATCATAGCCAACAGAAAAGTTATAACCTTTGCCGTATTGCTCGCATTTTCAACTGGCACAGGACTTTTAAGCACCACACTTCCGTCCGGTTTTATTCCTGAAGAAGATCAGGGAATGTTCTATGCAAGCATCACAACACCTTCCGGTTCTACGTTAGAAAGGACCAAGGCCATTGTTAATGAAATACAGAGATCGTGCAAAGACATCTCCTCTATTGAATCTGTATCATCACTGGCAGGAACAAATGTACTCTCAGATGGTACAGGTGCTACCTTCGGCACTTGTCTGATCAATTTGAAACCTTGGGATAAAAGAAAAGAATCGGTAGATGAAATCATTGAACTGGTTTCAGAAAAAACAGCGCATATCAAAGATGCAAAGATTGAGTTCTTCCCTCCTCCTGCTGTTCCTGGATACGGTAATGCGAGTGGATATGAGCTCAGGCTTTTGGATAAGACGGGTACAGGTGATATCAAAAAGATGGAAGGGGTTGTAAATCAATTCATGGAAGATCTGAAGGCCAGACCTGAAATTGCCACGGCTTTCACCATCTTTGACGCAAGCTATCCTCAATATCTGCTGCATGTCGATCATGACAAAGCTGCACAGAAAGGAGTTACTGTTGGTGATGCAATGGGAACATTACAAACACTGCTTGGTAGCGAATATGCAACCAACTTTATCAAATTCGGACAAATGTATAAAGTTATGGTACAGGCATTGCCTGAATACAGAGCAGACCCAGACGATATCTTAAAGCTTACTGTGAAAAATGACCAAGATGAAATGGTACCTTTGTCTGCCTTTGTAACCCTTGAGAAAGTCTTCGGAGTGGAACAGCTCACCAGATACAATATGTTCCCTTCGGCAGAGCTGAATGGTGAAGCAGCAGAAGGCTATAGCAGCGGGAGTGCAATTAAAGCTATACAGGAAGTCGCAGGAACAAAACTACCCAAAGGGTATGGCATTGACTGGGCTGGAATCTCAAGAGATGAAGTAATGTCAGGTAATCAGACCATATATATATTTATGATCTGTCTGCTCTTTGTTTATTTGTTGCTTTCTGCTCAGTACGAAAGCTTCATATTGCCCTTATCAGTTATCTTATCACTTCCTCTAGGAGTATTCGGAGCGTTTTTCATGCTGGCTATATTGGGACTTGAAAACAACATTTATGCTCAGATCTCTATGGTAATGCTTATAGGCTTATTGGGTAAGAATGCGATTCTGATAGTTGAATTTGCAATGCAAAAACAGAAAGAAGGAAAAACGCCTTTGCAAGCCGCGATAGAAGGTTCTCAAATAAGATTGAGGCCAATATTAATGACTTCATTTGCATTCGTGGCCGGGCTTATTCCGCTTATGTTTGCCAGCGGAGCTGGAGAAGTAGGTAACAGAACCATAGGCTCTGCTGCTGCCGGAGGAATGTTTTTCGGAACAGTATTTGGTTTGATTATTATACCTGGTTTGTATGTCTTCTTTGCAACAATAGTAGAAAACAGAGAGAAGAAAGTCATGAAAGAACAATTTTCATTATCAGAGTCCATTTAAACAATGAAGCATTTACTCATATTAATAAACCTATCCCTTTGCATCCTCATTTCAGGATGCAAAAGTACCGATCCCAACTCTGGATTTACCAAGGGAGTTCCATCATCCTATCATGAAGAAAAGGATTCATTGAACGCTGCAAAAATAAACTGGAGAGAATACTTTAATAACCCCATCCTGATTGATCTGATAGATACAGCATTAAACCAAAATTTTGATATACTTAAAGCGTTTCAACGCATTGAAGCTTCCAGAGCTGGTGTCAGATCTTCTACCGGAGCCTTGCTCCCAACTGTGAGTGGTTACGGTACAGCAGCACAAAGAAGATATGGACTTTATACAATGGATGGAGCAGGTAATATTTCAACATATATCAGACAAGATGAAATTGTACCAATAAATCTCCGCGATTATTACCTCGGGCTTCAAACAAGCTGGGAGGCAGATATCTGGGGAAAACTACGTAACAGAAGGAAAGCGGCAACTGCAAGATTTTTCGGTTCCATTGAAGCTAAAAATTTTGTAGTAACTAATATCATTGCTGAAGTTTCCAATAGTTACTATGAGCTTCAGGCACTTGATAACAGACTGAATATTTTGCGGGAGAATATGAAGCTTCAGGAAGATGCACTATTGATAGTACAAACCCAAAAACAAGCTGGTATTGCCAATGAACTTGCTGTAAAGCAATTTGAAGGTCAGGTTTTAAATTCGAAAACCATGGAAAAAGAAACCCTTCAGGAAATCATTGAGACTGAAAACAGAATAAACTATTTGCTTGGAAGGTATCCACAGTCTGTAAGACGCAATAAAGATCTATATAAGGACTCGCTTGATTTTCTTGTCAATATAGGCACTCCTGCTGACCTGCTTGGAAATCGTCCAGATATAAGGCAATCAGAGTTTGAACTAAAGGCAGCCAGAGCAGATGTCAAAGCTGCACAGGCAGCCCTTTATCCATCGTTGAACATTACAGGTGCATATGGTTATCAGGCCTTCAGAACAAGTTTACTGTTTACCAGTCCGGAATCCATAGCTTACTCAATATTCGGAGGACTTACAGCTCCTTTATTAAACAGAAGCCAGATCAAAGCTGAATTCCGGAATGCTAACGCAGCACAAACAGAAGCTTTGTACAATTACCAGCAAAGCATTATAAATGGATATATTGAAGTGTATAATGAATTGACAAGATTAAAAAGCCTTCAGGAAATTCACGACCTGAGGACCAACGAATCTCTTGCCTTGAGTCAATCTGTAGATATTTCAACTGAGCTTTTCAGATCAGGGCGAGCTTCTTACCTTGAAGTGATTACTTCACAGCAGAAATCACTGGATGCTCAGCTTCAACTTGTGGAAGCAAGAAAAAGACAGAACATGGCAAAGACCAATATTTATAAAGCTCTTGGAGGTGGCTGGCGATAAGAGTTTATAACACTTAATCTAAACTAGTATTAGAGACACCATGCT includes:
- a CDS encoding efflux transporter outer membrane subunit, with product MKHLLILINLSLCILISGCKSTDPNSGFTKGVPSSYHEEKDSLNAAKINWREYFNNPILIDLIDTALNQNFDILKAFQRIEASRAGVRSSTGALLPTVSGYGTAAQRRYGLYTMDGAGNISTYIRQDEIVPINLRDYYLGLQTSWEADIWGKLRNRRKAATARFFGSIEAKNFVVTNIIAEVSNSYYELQALDNRLNILRENMKLQEDALLIVQTQKQAGIANELAVKQFEGQVLNSKTMEKETLQEIIETENRINYLLGRYPQSVRRNKDLYKDSLDFLVNIGTPADLLGNRPDIRQSEFELKAARADVKAAQAALYPSLNITGAYGYQAFRTSLLFTSPESIAYSIFGGLTAPLLNRSQIKAEFRNANAAQTEALYNYQQSIINGYIEVYNELTRLKSLQEIHDLRTNESLALSQSVDISTELFRSGRASYLEVITSQQKSLDAQLQLVEARKRQNMAKTNIYKALGGGWR
- a CDS encoding efflux RND transporter permease subunit — its product is MISRFIHRPVLSIVISLIITLMGLLSLTQLPMTQFPSIAPPEVNVTIEYTGANAETVTKAAIVPLERAINGVPGMKYMSSDAGNDGVGVVQIIFEVGTDPDIAAVNVQNRVSAVMGELPSEVIKNGVKIAKEENSMLMYLNIYSADTSFQEKFIYNFTDINILAELKRIQGVGYADILGAKEYSMRIWLKPDKMLAYNIDTDDIIQILQKQNIEAAPGKIGESSDKSAQALQYIVKYTGRYNTEEQYANIPIRANSDGQILRIKDVADVEFGTTYFDVESKLNGKPSASLMLKQLPGSNASEVIKNVKIRMEELKQSTFLKGMDYEISYDVSRFLDASVHEVIKTLIEAFILVSLVVFLFLQDFRSTIIPAITVPVSLIGTFFFMKLFDFSLNLITLFALVLAIGVVIDDAIVVVEAVHAKLETGKFTIQKATERAMKEISGAVLAITLVMSAVFIPTSFMTGPVGIFYKQFSLTMAIAIILSGIGALTLTPALCVLFLKPVHHDQKNNLLGRFFRIFNFWYDNISARYQKLLSIIANRKVITFAVLLAFSTGTGLLSTTLPSGFIPEEDQGMFYASITTPSGSTLERTKAIVNEIQRSCKDISSIESVSSLAGTNVLSDGTGATFGTCLINLKPWDKRKESVDEIIELVSEKTAHIKDAKIEFFPPPAVPGYGNASGYELRLLDKTGTGDIKKMEGVVNQFMEDLKARPEIATAFTIFDASYPQYLLHVDHDKAAQKGVTVGDAMGTLQTLLGSEYATNFIKFGQMYKVMVQALPEYRADPDDILKLTVKNDQDEMVPLSAFVTLEKVFGVEQLTRYNMFPSAELNGEAAEGYSSGSAIKAIQEVAGTKLPKGYGIDWAGISRDEVMSGNQTIYIFMICLLFVYLLLSAQYESFILPLSVILSLPLGVFGAFFMLAILGLENNIYAQISMVMLIGLLGKNAILIVEFAMQKQKEGKTPLQAAIEGSQIRLRPILMTSFAFVAGLIPLMFASGAGEVGNRTIGSAAAGGMFFGTVFGLIIIPGLYVFFATIVENREKKVMKEQFSLSESI
- a CDS encoding RNA polymerase sigma factor: MSDELIIELIKTNKEDKAFRVLYKHFPMIRKMIISKGGKMEDAEDVFQEALIILYKKVRYTEFNLTSKLSTYLYSICRFLWKDILIKNGRQDFSDMIDTNEDNQETGWAEMKEQESALSISEKIINELGNRCKELLILFYMEAMKLKDIASRMGYSSENTAKNQKYKCLESAKKRLKELKYLG
- a CDS encoding efflux RND transporter periplasmic adaptor subunit, with translation MKKYTSNACMLLCILFMACSSHKENPTRTETFPVTSPVILDTSYTKEYVADLHAVKNVEIRARVYGEIKKIHIDEGQGVKQGQLLFSIEDYSYREELSKANSQLKNAVAEAKSAELDLINTKALLEKNIVSQTEVARAEAKLEALNAKIEEARSQTANASLKLSFTQIKAPFDGIIDRIPLKMGSLVNEGTLLTTISDNKEVFAYFNVSENEYLNFVTHSKQQAENKEVSLLLANSEAHPYKGKIETIEGEFDKATGNISFRARFPNPDKILKHGASGKVLLKTNLNKVMIIPQKSAFDVQDRTFVFLVDQNNEVKMQNIIPKLRLPHLYVIESGLTTKDRIVYEGLQRVREGDKIIPEPASIDLNKGTAVIN
- a CDS encoding GNAT family N-acetyltransferase, which codes for MQRELAGCIGLVPQNDVHRISAELGYWIGEPYWEKGIATEAVNLITDYGFNQLNLIRLYRGIFDFNKASQKVLEKAGFKFECIFEKLKIKS